From Salinirubellus salinus, the proteins below share one genomic window:
- the dinB gene encoding DNA polymerase IV has translation MNRGPRLPGVEDEGEPRVVVHVDMDCFYAACERLKDPDLVGEPLVVGMGYDHGETHGAVATASYEAREYGVESAMPISQALEALPRRAELDEGDPPEGTGHYRPVDMDYYQEVGAQVKAILHESAETVREVSIDEAYLDVSDVGWRAGTAEAFGEELKARIREEVGVTASVGIAPNMSAAKVASDFDKPDGLVVVRPGEVAAFFAPLDVEELHGVGPVTARELREAGIETAGDVADADPRALADRFGERGRALHRRANGRDDRAVEPQGDPKSVSSESAFVEATADPATKREKVRDLAAEVAERAAAKGALYRTIGIKVVEPPFATNTRAKSLPGPVDDPALVEEVALDLLTEFETTTARKLGVRVSNLEFGENEQSRLGSYADAGDESAVDTEGTDGERTDRRRRRSDRPSRGQTTFGDFDE, from the coding sequence GTGAACCGCGGGCCGCGACTCCCCGGTGTCGAGGACGAGGGGGAGCCTCGCGTGGTCGTCCACGTCGACATGGACTGCTTCTACGCCGCCTGCGAGCGCCTGAAGGACCCCGACCTAGTGGGGGAGCCCCTCGTCGTCGGGATGGGGTACGACCACGGGGAGACACACGGGGCCGTCGCCACCGCGTCCTACGAGGCTCGCGAGTACGGTGTCGAGAGCGCGATGCCCATCTCGCAGGCACTGGAGGCGCTCCCCCGCCGGGCCGAACTCGACGAGGGCGACCCCCCCGAGGGGACCGGCCACTACCGCCCGGTCGACATGGACTACTACCAGGAGGTCGGGGCGCAGGTGAAGGCCATCCTCCACGAGAGCGCGGAGACGGTCCGCGAGGTGAGCATCGACGAGGCGTACCTGGACGTCTCGGACGTCGGCTGGCGAGCGGGTACTGCGGAGGCGTTCGGCGAGGAGCTCAAGGCCCGCATCCGCGAGGAGGTCGGCGTCACCGCGAGCGTCGGCATCGCGCCGAACATGAGTGCCGCGAAGGTCGCCAGCGACTTCGACAAGCCCGACGGACTCGTCGTCGTCCGGCCGGGCGAGGTGGCCGCGTTCTTCGCCCCGCTCGACGTCGAGGAACTCCACGGCGTCGGCCCGGTCACGGCCCGCGAGTTACGCGAGGCGGGTATCGAGACGGCCGGCGACGTGGCCGACGCGGACCCGCGGGCGCTGGCCGACCGGTTCGGTGAGCGTGGCCGGGCACTGCACCGGCGTGCGAACGGCCGGGACGACCGCGCTGTCGAACCGCAGGGCGACCCGAAGTCCGTCTCCAGCGAGTCGGCGTTCGTCGAGGCGACGGCCGACCCGGCGACGAAACGTGAGAAGGTCCGTGACCTCGCCGCCGAGGTGGCCGAACGCGCCGCCGCGAAGGGGGCGCTCTACCGGACCATCGGCATCAAGGTGGTCGAACCGCCGTTCGCGACGAACACGCGGGCGAAATCGCTCCCGGGGCCGGTCGACGACCCGGCGCTCGTCGAGGAGGTGGCGCTGGACCTCCTGACGGAGTTCGAGACGACGACCGCACGGAAGCTCGGGGTCCGGGTCTCGAACCTCGAGTTCGGCGAGAACGAGCAGTCACGACTGGGGTCGTACGCCGACGCGGGGGATGAGTCGGCCGTCGACACCGAGGGGACCGACGGCGAGCGAACGGACCGGCGACGGCGTCGCTCGGACCGCCCGAGCCGCGGGCAGACCACGTTCGGCGACTTCGACGAGTGA
- a CDS encoding ATP-binding protein has product MSDTEEEITVGAVSEGGEGRVDLPVVELLTGRGFVTGKSGSGKSNTASVVAEKLLDRGLSLLIVDIDGEYYGLKEEYEILHVGADDECDIQVSPEHAGKIAELALEQHVPIILDVSSFLDEREAKELLTEVARQLFAKEKKKKQPFLLVVEEIHEWLPEGGGLDECGRMLIKVAKRGRKHGLGMCGISQRPADVKKDFITQCDWLVWHRLTWGNDTKVVQRILGSDYADWVEDLNDGEGFLMTDWDEEVRQVQFQRKRTFDAGATPGLDDFERPELKSVSGDLVSDLEEITEEKQARKNQLREMERKLKDKELRIEELEAELAEARDLSNMAEQFARAMMAHATGRAFREDVTGYQAHLEEERWSGEGEPPASVVESRDEERAEAPPDEEARPWPEADGSMSTERVATGPSDSWDAIPSPDGTEDGASDHTQADPAPSAPDTTGDDDTPDGIIVPGDESTDAAEEDDGHDAGSEDAGSSTEEAMGDDWDTGWEAGPTEGFVPASDSDTEPAATDDAGESADDWGDEEPYERPVVASLRERIAEMHPVTRGMLAFYRDREVASPLDAHVAAGGDGDRPTAYGRNRELREAGVIAHAGRGRYGYALPSLLDEAHDGRLSDEALAAAVERVEETFRERADAPWPNA; this is encoded by the coding sequence ATGAGCGACACCGAGGAAGAGATCACCGTCGGCGCGGTGAGCGAGGGTGGGGAGGGCCGGGTCGACCTGCCGGTCGTCGAACTGCTCACCGGTCGAGGGTTCGTCACCGGCAAGTCGGGGTCCGGGAAGTCGAACACGGCGAGCGTGGTGGCCGAGAAACTGCTGGACCGCGGCCTCTCCCTGCTCATCGTCGACATCGACGGCGAGTACTACGGGCTGAAGGAGGAGTACGAGATCCTCCACGTCGGGGCCGACGACGAGTGTGACATCCAGGTCTCACCGGAGCACGCCGGAAAGATCGCCGAACTCGCGCTCGAACAACACGTCCCCATCATCCTCGACGTCTCGTCGTTCCTCGACGAGCGCGAGGCGAAGGAGTTGCTGACCGAGGTGGCCCGGCAGCTGTTCGCCAAGGAGAAGAAGAAGAAGCAACCCTTCCTGCTCGTCGTCGAGGAGATACACGAGTGGCTGCCGGAAGGTGGCGGCCTCGACGAGTGTGGCCGGATGCTCATCAAGGTGGCAAAGCGCGGCCGGAAACACGGCCTCGGGATGTGTGGGATCTCACAGCGCCCCGCCGACGTGAAGAAGGACTTCATCACGCAGTGTGACTGGCTCGTCTGGCACCGGCTGACGTGGGGCAACGACACGAAGGTCGTCCAGCGCATCCTCGGCAGCGACTACGCCGACTGGGTCGAGGACCTGAACGACGGCGAGGGGTTCCTGATGACCGACTGGGACGAGGAGGTCAGACAGGTCCAGTTCCAGCGCAAACGCACCTTCGACGCGGGCGCGACGCCCGGCCTCGACGACTTCGAGCGCCCCGAACTCAAGTCCGTCTCCGGCGACCTCGTCTCGGACCTCGAGGAGATAACCGAGGAGAAGCAGGCCCGGAAGAACCAGCTCCGCGAGATGGAGCGGAAACTGAAGGACAAGGAGCTCCGCATCGAGGAACTGGAGGCGGAACTCGCCGAGGCGCGTGACCTCTCGAACATGGCCGAGCAGTTCGCCCGCGCGATGATGGCCCACGCGACGGGCCGGGCGTTCCGTGAGGACGTCACCGGCTACCAGGCCCACCTCGAGGAGGAACGCTGGAGCGGTGAGGGCGAGCCGCCCGCGTCGGTGGTGGAGTCCCGCGACGAGGAGCGAGCGGAGGCGCCGCCGGACGAGGAGGCCCGCCCGTGGCCAGAGGCCGACGGGTCGATGTCGACCGAGCGCGTCGCGACCGGGCCCTCGGACTCGTGGGACGCCATCCCGTCGCCCGACGGGACCGAGGACGGTGCGTCCGACCACACCCAGGCCGACCCGGCGCCCAGCGCCCCCGACACCACGGGGGACGACGACACCCCCGACGGCATCATCGTCCCCGGCGACGAGTCCACCGACGCTGCCGAGGAGGACGATGGTCACGACGCGGGATCCGAGGACGCCGGTTCCTCGACCGAGGAGGCGATGGGCGACGACTGGGACACGGGCTGGGAAGCCGGGCCCACCGAGGGGTTCGTCCCCGCGTCCGATTCCGACACCGAACCGGCCGCGACCGACGACGCGGGCGAGAGCGCCGACGACTGGGGCGACGAGGAGCCGTACGAGCGGCCGGTGGTCGCGTCGCTCCGGGAGCGCATCGCCGAGATGCACCCGGTCACCCGCGGGATGCTGGCGTTCTACCGCGACCGCGAGGTGGCCTCGCCGCTCGACGCGCACGTCGCCGCGGGCGGAGACGGTGACCGGCCCACGGCGTACGGTCGTAACCGCGAACTCCGCGAGGCGGGCGTCATCGCCCACGCCGGGCGCGGTCGGTACGGCTACGCCCTCCCGTCGCTGCTCGACGAGGCCCACGACGGTCGCCTGTCGGACGAGGCGCTCGCGGCCGCCGTCGAACGCGTCGAGGAGACGTTCCGCGAACGGGCCGACGCTCCCTGGCCGAACGCCTGA
- a CDS encoding HPP family protein, translating into MSVRPAVRDGLAAGLLLAVTAGLAVLTGQPLVFPSLGPTAYVLARTPTAGTTRRVVGGHAIGVAAGVLAYRLLAPGLVVTGSLPPLGEATLRLGAAAVLSVGLTAAGMVAADAEHAPACATTLICALGLLRTPLEAGGILVSVVVLLGSYRLLTRFV; encoded by the coding sequence GTGAGCGTCCGCCCCGCCGTCCGTGACGGACTCGCGGCCGGCCTGTTGCTCGCCGTCACGGCCGGCCTCGCCGTGCTGACCGGACAGCCGCTGGTGTTCCCCAGTCTCGGCCCGACTGCCTACGTCCTCGCACGGACGCCGACGGCCGGTACCACTCGCCGGGTGGTGGGCGGCCACGCCATCGGCGTCGCCGCTGGCGTCCTCGCGTACCGACTGCTCGCCCCCGGACTCGTGGTCACCGGATCGCTCCCGCCGCTCGGTGAGGCCACGCTCCGTCTCGGTGCGGCAGCGGTGCTCTCGGTTGGACTGACTGCAGCGGGGATGGTCGCGGCCGACGCGGAGCACGCGCCGGCGTGCGCCACGACGCTCATCTGCGCACTCGGACTCCTGCGGACGCCACTGGAGGCAGGCGGGATTCTCGTCTCAGTCGTCGTCTTGCTCGGGAGCTATCGTCTGCTGACGCGCTTCGTGTGA
- the tpiA gene encoding triose-phosphate isomerase: MFVLVNLKAYPCDPVAVATAADDVATETGVRIAVAPQAAHLDRVAEIGVETWAQHVSPVEHGSHTGSTLAEAAADAGATGTLLNHSENRLRLADIDASLRAAERAGLETVVCANNPRQVGAATALEPDAVAVEPPELIGTGTPVSTADPGIVEGAVEAAAAVAPDVPVLCGAGISTGDDLLAARELGSEGVLLASGVAKADDPRAALADLVAGL, translated from the coding sequence ATGTTCGTCCTCGTCAACCTGAAGGCGTACCCCTGTGACCCCGTCGCGGTGGCGACGGCGGCCGACGACGTGGCCACCGAGACGGGCGTCCGCATCGCCGTCGCACCGCAGGCCGCCCACCTCGACCGCGTCGCCGAGATCGGCGTGGAGACGTGGGCCCAGCACGTCTCGCCAGTCGAGCACGGCAGCCACACCGGCAGCACGCTCGCCGAGGCGGCGGCCGACGCGGGCGCGACCGGGACGCTCCTGAACCACTCGGAGAACCGCCTGCGACTCGCCGACATCGACGCGTCGCTCCGCGCGGCCGAGCGTGCGGGCCTCGAGACGGTCGTCTGCGCCAACAACCCCCGGCAGGTCGGCGCCGCGACGGCGCTTGAACCCGACGCGGTCGCGGTCGAACCGCCGGAACTCATCGGGACCGGTACACCTGTCTCGACGGCAGACCCCGGAATCGTCGAGGGGGCGGTCGAGGCGGCCGCCGCCGTCGCTCCCGACGTCCCGGTCCTCTGCGGAGCCGGCATCTCGACCGGCGACGACCTGCTGGCCGCCCGCGAACTCGGCTCCGAGGGTGTCCTCCTCGCCTCCGGGGTGGCGAAGGCCGACGACCCGCGGGCGGCGCTCGCGGACCTCGTCGCGGGACTCTGA
- a CDS encoding DUF7511 domain-containing protein, translating into MSANRGSAGDRTSGVGTGDERGLESAETPPGLVSAVVAYTDGPDRRTVYPPGLSSVERMSTWFTADDDAFLDVDEMR; encoded by the coding sequence ATGTCGGCGAACCGTGGCTCTGCGGGCGACCGCACCAGCGGTGTCGGGACAGGTGACGAGCGCGGCCTCGAATCGGCCGAGACACCACCCGGACTCGTCTCGGCGGTGGTGGCCTACACGGACGGCCCCGACAGGCGGACGGTCTACCCGCCGGGGCTCTCCAGCGTCGAACGGATGTCCACGTGGTTCACCGCCGACGACGACGCCTTCCTCGACGTTGACGAGATGCGCTGA
- a CDS encoding multiprotein bridging factor aMBF1, with the protein MVQCEMCGTETGQPKTVKIEGAELDVCAECAEFGTEVRQQSSSSTSTKYSTSSSGSSSSSGSSQSSSGSGGGGGGQRRRRDMFDQMDEVAQDYDTRIRQARESRGLSQEDLARQLNEKASLIRKLERGDVLPSDSVQRKLERELDISLVEGAASDDTDEWSSGSASGGTTLGDVVKRKD; encoded by the coding sequence ATGGTTCAGTGTGAGATGTGCGGCACCGAGACCGGTCAGCCCAAGACGGTCAAGATCGAGGGTGCCGAGCTGGACGTCTGCGCCGAGTGTGCGGAGTTCGGCACGGAGGTCCGCCAGCAGTCCTCCTCCTCTACCTCGACGAAGTACTCCACCTCCTCGTCCGGCTCGAGTTCGAGTTCGGGCTCCTCGCAGTCCTCGTCCGGGTCGGGCGGTGGCGGTGGGGGTCAGCGCCGCCGTCGGGACATGTTCGACCAGATGGACGAGGTGGCGCAGGACTACGACACGCGCATCCGGCAGGCCCGCGAGTCGCGCGGGCTGAGTCAGGAGGACCTCGCCAGGCAACTGAACGAGAAGGCGAGTCTCATCCGCAAACTGGAGCGGGGTGACGTGCTCCCGAGCGACAGCGTCCAGCGGAAACTCGAGAGGGAACTCGACATCTCGCTGGTCGAGGGAGCCGCGAGCGACGACACGGACGAGTGGTCGAGCGGCTCCGCCTCGGGTGGGACCACCCTCGGCGACGTCGTGAAGCGCAAGGACTGA
- a CDS encoding CDP-alcohol phosphatidyltransferase family protein, producing the protein MTLDRYRNVANRVLDPLVGAAARVGLTPDGVSIVAFLLAVGAGVAFFLAGGSLAVDGVLLPGGAEWYLVGSALVFLNGVLDLVDGQLARRLDVASPAGDLLDHVLDRYADIVVVAGLAAGIERYALGLAAVTGVLMTSYLGTQAQAVGLDRVYGGLVGRADRLALVVLATAVAPFLPGELGPLPLSVVGWLLVFFAIVGHLTAMQRFYHSLRALS; encoded by the coding sequence GTGACGCTCGACCGCTACCGGAACGTCGCCAACCGGGTGCTCGACCCACTCGTCGGCGCCGCGGCACGGGTGGGGCTCACCCCCGACGGGGTCAGCATCGTCGCGTTCCTGCTGGCCGTGGGCGCGGGCGTCGCGTTCTTCCTCGCGGGTGGCTCGCTCGCCGTCGACGGCGTCCTCCTCCCCGGCGGCGCGGAGTGGTACCTCGTCGGGTCGGCGCTCGTGTTCCTCAACGGCGTGCTGGACCTCGTCGACGGACAGCTGGCCCGACGCCTCGACGTGGCCTCACCCGCCGGCGACCTGCTCGACCACGTCCTCGACCGCTACGCCGACATCGTCGTGGTCGCCGGGCTCGCGGCCGGCATCGAGCGGTACGCGCTCGGCCTCGCGGCGGTCACGGGCGTCCTGATGACCTCCTACCTCGGCACGCAGGCGCAGGCCGTCGGCCTCGATCGGGTGTACGGCGGCCTCGTGGGCCGGGCCGACCGCCTCGCGCTCGTCGTCCTCGCGACGGCCGTGGCACCGTTCCTGCCGGGGGAGCTGGGGCCGCTCCCACTCTCGGTCGTCGGGTGGCTCCTCGTCTTCTTCGCCATCGTGGGGCACCTCACCGCCATGCAACGGTTCTACCACTCGCTACGGGCGCTCTCGTGA
- a CDS encoding adenylate kinase family protein has protein sequence MRVALTGTPGTGKTTVADRLDATVVHLNDVVRERGLTERTDEERGTLVVDVDAVADYLDEELGAEAGPVVVESHLAHLFDADQVVVLRCHPAELVERLRTREDAASHDPPKTPEMVSRSAEENAEAEALDVVLAEAVEQHGADAVYEVDTTGRDPDAVAADVRAVLAGDREPSAGTVDFTEWLL, from the coding sequence ATGAGGGTCGCACTCACTGGCACGCCGGGGACGGGCAAGACGACGGTCGCCGACAGACTCGACGCGACCGTCGTCCACCTCAACGACGTGGTCCGCGAACGTGGCCTCACGGAGCGAACCGACGAGGAGCGCGGGACGCTGGTCGTCGACGTCGACGCCGTCGCCGACTACCTGGACGAGGAACTCGGGGCCGAGGCGGGGCCAGTCGTCGTCGAGTCACACCTTGCGCACCTGTTCGACGCCGACCAGGTCGTCGTGCTCCGGTGTCACCCGGCCGAACTGGTCGAACGACTGCGGACCCGCGAGGACGCGGCCAGTCACGACCCACCGAAGACCCCCGAGATGGTCTCGCGCTCGGCCGAGGAGAACGCCGAGGCCGAGGCGCTCGACGTGGTGCTCGCGGAGGCCGTCGAGCAGCACGGCGCCGACGCGGTCTACGAGGTGGACACCACCGGGCGCGACCCGGACGCGGTGGCCGCCGACGTCCGAGCGGTCCTCGCGGGCGACCGGGAGCCGTCGGCCGGCACCGTCGACTTCACGGAGTGGTTGCTGTGA
- the hisC gene encoding histidinol-phosphate transaminase has protein sequence MRPRDLSAHTPYAAGRGIEEVAREVGMDPDDLVKLSSNENPLGPSPKAAEAARAAVDGVNTYPKAAHADLREKLAARWGLTADQVWLANGGDGALDYLSRALLEPGDEVLVPDPGFAYYGMSVRYHHGRVNTYPLHKSEEFAQRPANVLDAYDGERIVYLITPHSPTGSEMGHDAILEVADGVDDDTFVLVDEAYGAYTDQPSAVSLMDGRDDVGVLRTFSKSYGLAGLRVGYILAPEAWADAYDYVNTPFAVNTLALAAASAALDDEAFVERSVETAAWAREYLYENLAAKTWESAGNYVLAEVGDGAAIQRAAQERGVIVRDCASFGLPECIRITTGTKEETRRAVEVLNEVVATVER, from the coding sequence ATGCGACCACGGGACCTCTCTGCGCACACGCCATACGCCGCCGGGCGCGGTATCGAGGAGGTGGCCCGCGAGGTCGGGATGGACCCAGACGACCTCGTCAAGCTCTCCTCGAACGAGAACCCGCTCGGCCCCTCCCCCAAGGCCGCCGAGGCCGCCCGGGCGGCCGTGGACGGGGTCAACACCTACCCGAAGGCGGCCCACGCCGACCTCCGCGAGAAACTCGCCGCGCGCTGGGGCCTCACCGCCGACCAGGTGTGGCTCGCCAACGGCGGCGACGGCGCCCTCGACTACCTCTCTCGTGCCCTGCTGGAACCGGGCGACGAGGTGCTCGTCCCCGACCCCGGCTTCGCCTACTACGGGATGTCCGTCCGCTACCACCACGGCCGGGTGAACACCTACCCCCTCCACAAGTCCGAGGAGTTCGCCCAGAGACCCGCGAACGTCCTCGACGCCTACGACGGCGAGCGCATCGTCTACCTCATCACGCCGCACTCGCCGACGGGGAGCGAGATGGGGCACGACGCCATCCTCGAGGTGGCGGACGGCGTCGACGACGACACCTTCGTCCTCGTCGACGAGGCGTACGGCGCCTACACCGACCAGCCGTCGGCTGTCTCGCTGATGGACGGGCGCGACGACGTCGGGGTGCTCCGCACGTTCTCGAAGTCCTACGGCCTCGCCGGCCTGCGCGTCGGGTACATCCTCGCGCCCGAGGCGTGGGCGGACGCCTACGACTACGTCAACACCCCGTTCGCGGTGAACACGCTGGCGCTGGCGGCGGCCTCGGCCGCCCTCGACGACGAGGCGTTCGTCGAACGATCCGTCGAGACCGCCGCGTGGGCCCGCGAGTACCTGTACGAGAACCTCGCGGCGAAGACGTGGGAGTCGGCCGGCAACTACGTCCTCGCCGAGGTCGGTGACGGCGCGGCTATCCAACGCGCGGCACAGGAGCGTGGCGTCATCGTTCGCGACTGTGCCTCGTTCGGCCTCCCCGAGTGCATCCGCATCACCACCGGCACGAAGGAGGAGACCCGCCGTGCCGTCGAGGTACTGAACGAGGTCGTGGCGACCGTCGAGCGATGA
- a CDS encoding 2,5-diamino-6-(ribosylamino)-4(3H)-pyrimidinone 5'-phosphate reductase, translating to MYVHVNAATSADGKLSTRERRQVRISGDEDFARVDRLRAEYDGVLVGVGTVVADDPSLVRHDEAHRVAERGPDPTPPARVVADTRLRTPADAAILEGDPVTYLLHGETASAERRETLSAAGATLVPAGSGNDRVEFPAAFDALETHGVESLLVEGGGEVIFSLFEHDLVDRLSVFVGGTVIGGRQAPTLVDGRGFVDGFPELELEGVERLDEGVVLTWAVR from the coding sequence GTGTACGTCCACGTCAACGCGGCCACGAGCGCCGACGGGAAGTTATCGACACGCGAGCGTCGGCAGGTCCGCATCTCCGGCGACGAGGACTTCGCCCGCGTCGACCGGCTCCGCGCCGAGTACGACGGCGTCCTCGTCGGCGTGGGGACCGTCGTCGCCGACGACCCCTCGCTGGTCCGGCACGACGAGGCCCACCGCGTCGCGGAGCGCGGGCCGGACCCCACGCCACCCGCCCGAGTCGTGGCCGACACCCGCCTCCGGACGCCAGCCGACGCGGCCATCCTGGAGGGCGACCCGGTGACCTACCTGCTGCACGGGGAGACGGCGAGTGCGGAGCGGCGCGAGACGCTCTCCGCTGCGGGTGCGACGCTCGTCCCCGCCGGCAGTGGGAACGACCGCGTCGAGTTCCCGGCCGCCTTCGACGCCCTCGAGACCCACGGCGTCGAGTCGCTGCTCGTCGAGGGCGGCGGCGAGGTCATCTTCTCGCTGTTCGAGCACGACCTCGTCGACCGCCTGTCCGTGTTCGTCGGCGGGACGGTCATCGGCGGCCGGCAGGCCCCGACGCTGGTCGACGGCCGTGGGTTCGTCGACGGGTTCCCGGAGCTCGAACTGGAGGGCGTCGAGCGACTGGACGAGGGCGTCGTCCTCACGTGGGCGGTCAGATAG
- a CDS encoding DUF7545 family protein produces the protein MADDTVTLTIESDEGTDEVTLSRGLLEMLAEGDETPAEVVGDLAMFGCAQRVHMTVHHSEGDVGDELEAIEAVTMDLFEDRFGATYGEVTGHQH, from the coding sequence ATGGCAGACGACACGGTGACGCTCACCATCGAGAGCGACGAAGGCACGGACGAGGTCACACTCTCGCGCGGACTGCTGGAGATGCTGGCCGAGGGCGACGAGACGCCCGCGGAGGTCGTCGGTGACCTCGCGATGTTCGGCTGTGCCCAGCGCGTCCACATGACCGTCCACCACAGTGAGGGCGACGTCGGCGACGAACTCGAGGCCATCGAGGCGGTCACGATGGACCTCTTCGAGGACCGCTTCGGCGCGACCTACGGCGAGGTCACGGGTCACCAGCACTGA
- a CDS encoding NAD(P)/FAD-dependent oxidoreductase yields the protein MTDEPEHRRLIVAGTGIAGLSAAIYAGRSNNEPLVLEGVEPGGQLTLTTDVANYPGFPEGISGPDLINRMKEQAQQFGAETKHGVVVDVTAEGEGADRTFRVELRDGTVYTADAFIAASGASARTLGVPGEENLMGFGVSTCATCDGAFFRGEDMLVVGGGDAAMEEAHFLTKFADTVYIAHRREEFRAEDYWIDRVMEKAEDGEIEVLRNTELLEIHGSEADGVDHVTLAENAEGYPSEKVDDPDTRTYDMDVGAVFLAIGHTPNTDYLAETGVELDDEGYLITQGGRGGNQTATGVEGIFGAGDVVDFHYQQAATAGGMGVQAALDADDYLDELDRARKGAASEEESADEEPTEAATTTDD from the coding sequence ATGACAGACGAGCCGGAACATCGACGCCTCATCGTCGCCGGGACAGGTATCGCTGGACTGAGCGCCGCCATCTACGCCGGTCGGTCGAACAACGAGCCCCTCGTGCTCGAGGGGGTCGAACCAGGCGGCCAGCTCACGCTCACCACCGACGTGGCCAACTACCCCGGCTTCCCCGAGGGGATCAGCGGGCCGGACCTCATTAACCGGATGAAGGAGCAGGCCCAGCAGTTCGGTGCCGAGACGAAACACGGCGTCGTCGTCGACGTCACCGCCGAGGGGGAGGGCGCCGACCGCACCTTCCGCGTCGAACTCCGCGACGGTACGGTCTACACGGCCGACGCCTTCATCGCCGCCTCGGGTGCCTCCGCCCGGACGCTGGGTGTCCCCGGCGAGGAGAACCTGATGGGCTTCGGCGTCTCCACCTGTGCGACCTGTGACGGCGCGTTCTTCCGCGGCGAGGACATGCTCGTCGTCGGCGGCGGCGACGCCGCGATGGAGGAGGCCCACTTCCTCACGAAGTTCGCGGACACGGTCTACATCGCTCACCGACGGGAGGAGTTCCGCGCCGAGGACTACTGGATCGACCGGGTCATGGAGAAGGCGGAGGACGGCGAGATAGAGGTCCTCCGCAACACGGAGCTGCTGGAGATTCACGGCTCGGAGGCAGACGGGGTCGACCACGTCACGCTCGCGGAGAACGCCGAGGGGTACCCGAGCGAGAAAGTCGACGACCCCGATACCCGCACCTACGACATGGACGTCGGGGCGGTGTTCCTCGCCATCGGCCACACGCCGAACACCGACTATCTCGCAGAGACGGGCGTCGAACTGGACGACGAAGGCTACCTGATCACACAGGGCGGCCGCGGCGGTAACCAGACCGCCACCGGCGTCGAGGGAATCTTCGGCGCCGGCGACGTGGTGGACTTCCACTACCAGCAGGCCGCCACCGCCGGCGGGATGGGTGTGCAGGCCGCGCTCGACGCCGACGACTACCTCGACGAACTCGACCGGGCGCGGAAGGGCGCGGCTTCCGAGGAGGAATCCGCGGACGAAGAACCCACCGAGGCGGCGACGACGACCGACGACTAA